TCTTTTAGACTACCAGGATTTTGATGAAATCTTCAAGAAGGAACCAATTAATAACTATAAGCAAGGGAAAGAGTTGATTAAAAAGAAACTAAGAACTTTTGCACAGCTATTAGAAAATCACTACAAAAAGGATTTTCCAAGAGCATTCTAAATTCAAAGTTTCTCTTAAATGTACAAATTTCTACTTCTTTAAAATGGGAACAGATTCGCTATCGTAGTCTGCTGCTTGTAATGCTTGAATTAGGTTTGTATACTCAATAAATTCTTCAGTAGTAGAACTTGGTTGATCAGGAAAATCTATTGAATCAATTGATTCAATAGCTGTGTCTACTGCTGCATCAATCGTATGAAAGGTTTCTTGTTTTTCCATAATTCGAATTGCCTTTAAAAGGATAAGAATTTCTTTAAGCAACTCGAAAACATTCACCTTTTCTCCATCTCTTCTATTGACGCAAAGAATGTTTCGGTTATTGGTAGACATAGCAACTAGGGGCGATGAATAAAAGACAACACCCACATAGTATTCATTCAGAACCGGAGAAAATGTACCGTAAACTAGGAAATTTACTGAGTATTTTCGAGTTATTAAAATAGTACTCCAGTACTCAATAGATGTCAATCAAGGACGATCGCCCATTTCTTCGATCTCGGCTTGCGAGGTAGACCTGCTAATGAGTCCAGCCTATATCGACTCTAGGTCGAAACCCACAGTCATCTAACCAGTGCTGTACAGGTAGGCTTTTCCCAGTCTGTCACCCGCCCCCCTAAAAAACGGTATAGTGAAGAAGTGACGCTTGCCTTGCTCCCAACATATGAACCTACTGTGGTTTCGACGAGACCTCCGACTCAGTGATCATGAAATTGTCAGCCTAGCCACTGCAAATAACGCTAGCGTTCTACCCTTTTTCATCATTGATCCTTGGTTTTATCAGTGGGAGGATGTGGGGCAAGCTCGGGTTCGCTTCCTGTTTGAATCCTTGGAAAACCTGCATAACAACTTACAAAAATTGGGTAGTTCCCTAACGCTCTTTGAAGGCAATCCTGTTAAGATTATTCAACAACTAACGCAATACTTTCTCGATCGCCAGCAAACCCCGAAACTCTACTTTAATCGAGATGTACAGGTTGAGTACGGAATCACCCGCGATCGCGCCATCCTAGACTTTTATCGATCGCGCAATCTCGACTATCATCTGGGCCTCAACCATTTCCTGCAACTTCAGGACAACCGCGATCGTTGGTTTGCGGAATACTACACCTATCAACGCGCCACCCCCTATCCCGCGCCCAAAAACATCAATACTCCGTCCCTAGAAATTCCCTTGCCCCAACTGTCCTTTCGCCAGCTCAAATACAAATATCGTGAGTTTTGGCAAAGGAAAAAAGTTTATTTCAGAGGCGGCGAAACGGAAGCAAAAACCACTTTACGATCGTTCTTAGACCGCAGATTTGAAGGCTATCACTGGAAACTTTCCCGTCCTTGGTTAGCGCAGTGGGGAGCCACATCCCATCTTTCGCCCCACCTCACCTTTGGCACCATTTCCACCCGCCAAGTGTATCAAAAAACGAAAGCCAAAGCGATCGACCTCAGCCATGTCCCTAAAGCAGAATTTAGCCTGAAAAATTTTCGCGATCGTCTACGCTGGCACGATAGTTTTACGCAACGGTTGTACTTCCATCCCGAAGTCGCCTACCAAAACCGCTATCCTGAATTTGATGATTGGTACACCCCTGCTGAATTATCGCCCCAAAAACAAGCCTTATTTCAAGCTTGGCAGGAGGGAATGACGGGATTTCCCTTAATTGATGCCAGCATGAGACAACTCAAACACATGGGCTGGATGAATTTTCGAATGCGAGCGATGTGCGCCACGTTTTTAACCATCAATTGCGGCATTTCCTGGCACCATGGCGCACGGCATTACATGAATTATTTAGTCGATGGGGATCTCGCGATCGATAACTGGCAGTGGCAAATGCAAGCAGGCATTACCAATCCCTTAAGCGAAACCTTTCGCATTTACAATCCCACTAAAAATATTGAAGAGAAAGATCCACAATTGCGATTTATTCACTATTGGCTCAGCGAACTGAAACCCTATGGCCTGAACGAGATTCTACGAGGTGACTATTTAACAGAAAGTACCTACCCAAAACCAATCCTTGACTGGGCAGAGACTCGCAAAGTTAATGGTAAAGTAATCTCTAACCTACGCAAACAAGTCAAGGAGCGTCTCATCGCCGAAGGGGGAGAGGAATTCACAAGTGCTCAAGCCGCCCAACAAACCGTCGAGAAGTATCAGCAATATCGCGATCGAGAATACGGTGCAATGACGGCTCGTTTGGCGCAAACGGATGGCTAATCGATTCATGCATTGAGAGGAACACCGTCACACAAAATTCCTGTCGAAATTTATACAGTTTCTCAAGCCTGATACGAAGCAGCCTCACCCAATCGGGTGAACCGAGCTAGTCTGGTTTAATCAAGGCCCCAAGACGATCGGGAATTATGAATAATCCCTGTGTTTTTATGGACAGTGCCCGCAAATTCGGCACAATCACAGTACCCCCTTGGCAGAACCGCTCCCACTCCCATAAACTCTCGTCAGGATGCTAGGAGATCATGAATGAATAGCTCAAAACCAACCGGCTGGATTCCCGATCTACAGGACCCCAGAGATTTCACCCTCAATAATCAACTGATTCAACAGTTATTGCTCCAGAGCCAATCCGATCGACGAGTGACCCAGGTCACTCAGGAATTAATTAGCTGGTTAAATGAACTCATTAGCTATCTACCCACCGATAATCCATCTAATTCATCCATTCAAGAAGGTAAATGGCAGAAATTAGTTAAATTTGTCCCAACCCTACTCGATCGCCTCAATCCCAAGCCCAATAAACCCTTAAATGCTCAACAAACAGAGCCTTCGGCTCAGCAATCCCTAGGAACGACCTTAGAAACGCTACAAAAACTAACCCCAGGCAACGACGTAACCCTCCTCACGATGGTGCCTGCAAGACTGGTACCTGCCAAAGTCCTCTCACCCCAGCCCCCAGCCGCCCCTCCAGGCCCGCCTCCCTCACCATACACCACCCTGATTCAGTTACAACCCACTCAAATTAAGCAAGCTGACTCTAGTTCTTCCCCTGACGCTGACCAAATCTATCTCCTCTTACGGGGAACTTTAAAACAGTTAGAAACCCTGTTAAACAATACTCCCCAGCGATCGTTTCCCGCCGAGTTCACCGAACTCAAAGAGCACTGCCATCGCATCGAAAACCAAGCCCAGCATGGCTACAGTGCTTGCACCGCCCATGCTGGCATTGCACTGATGGAATACTTCGCCTCCCGCTACAGCCAAGGCCAAGGCAACGGCCCCGACGATACCCGCTTTTCCAGTCGCTTTCTCTATCGTGTTACCCGCTTAATTGATGGCACCGAGCAGCAAGATAGCGGCGCATCCCTACGATCGACCCTCAAAGCCATGATGATTTTTGGCTTACCCCCAGAAAAATATTGGCAATGGCACCCCCCCTCCCCAAAAAATCGAAGTTGCGATCAAACCCTCAACCCAGACAATCTGTTGAGCGATCCCCCGGCCTTCTGTTACGCCTATGCCCAAAGCTACCAAACCCTGCGTTACTTTCGCCTCGATCGGCCTGGAATGAACAAGACTGCCCTCCTTGCCCAAATCAAAGCAGCCCTCCTCGGCGGATTCCCAGCCATTTTCGGATTCCGTATTTTGAGTGACACCCTCTACGCAGATTCCAAAGCCACTGGAGACATCGCTTTACCGAATGAAATTCCCGATTCTGAGAATGGTCATCCCATCCGGGGGCACGCCGCCCTAGCGATCGGGTACGACGATAACCACACCGTTCCTAACCACAGTCCCGGAGCCATTTACTTTAAAAATTCCTGGGGTAAGGACTGGGGCGACAAAGGCTTTGGCTGGTTACCCTATGACTACATCCTCAAAGCCACAGAGCAAAATCAGTTATGCAGCGATTGGTGGACATTGCTGGACGCGAAATGGATGGAAACCAATAGTCTGGGAATTTCTGCCGCAGAGAAAGACAAAATTATTAGTTTTGGGGAAACTTCAAATCCTAAGATTAAGAAATAGTCTTCCTTAGGAGAAGCCAAGCAGCCCCCATCCTCAGCTTCCTGTCACTCTGTGATTCTTCTTGCTCCTAGTTTTGATTGCTGTGTTCTATGATTGCTATGTTCTATGCATGACCCCGAGCATTCCTCCGATCGTCCTTCCGAGCCCCCCCAGCCCCAGCCCGCTGCCGAGACGGATTCCAATCAACTTCCCGAGAGTCAATTTGATCTCTTCATTTCCTACTGTCGGCGCAATCTGGAATTCATTCAAGCGTTCTATCAAGATCTGCAAAAGCAACAACGCAGCATTTGGATTGATTGGGCAGACATTCCACCTAGCGTTGATTGGCGCGCCGAAATTCACCAAGGGATTTCCGCAGCGGATAGCTTCATTGCCGTACTAAGCCCGGAATACCTCGCATCTTACGAATGCCAGGTGGAGTATGAAACCGCCTTGCAGATGAACAAACGATTAATCCCGATCGTTTGTGAAAACGTCAATCCTAAAGAGGCTCCCAAACCGCTGGCTGATTTAAATTGGATCTTTTTTCGATCGGAAGACAATTGGGATGAGTCTTTTGCCAAATTAGCAGAGGCTCTAGATACAGATTTACCGCACGTGCGAGCCCACACGCGGCTATTACTCCGCGCCCAGGAATGGCAGAATCACGATAAGGATGAAAGCTTTTTGCTGCGGGGAACAGACCTAGAACGGGCCGAACAATGGTGCATCGAAGGAGCCACAAAGCAACCCGAACCCAGTACCCTACAGCTGCAATATATCGACACCAGTCGCCGTACAGAGCGAGCCCAGCAGCGATCGCTGATTCGGTTGCAACGAACGATGCTAGGCACGATGACAGCCGCTTTTTTGATTGCCAGCGGATTGGGCGTTTTTGCCTATCGTCAATATCAAATGGCCACGGTCAATGAAATCAAAACCTTGGGAGCCTTTTCTGAAGCACTGTTTAAGGAAAATAACGTCTTCGATGCCTTAATCCAAAGCCTCCGCGCCAGTCGGCTCTTAAAACAAGCCACCTGGGCTACACCAGAAACCCAGCAAAAAATTACGGATACCGCCCTGCAAGCAGCCTACTGGGTGATGGAAGCCAATCGCTTGGAAGGCCATAAAGACTGGGCTATGGGAGTAGAGTTCAGCCCCGATGGTCAAATTCTGGCATCAACCAGTGGTGACAAAACCGTGCGGTTATGGCAGTTGAACGGTCAACCCATCGCCACCCTAGAAGGTCATCAATCCGGGGTCTTTTTTGTCACCTTCAGTCCCAATGGTCAGCAACTGGCTTCCGCTAGCAAAGATGGCACCGTGCGGCTGTGGCAGCGCGATGGCACCCCTGGCCCCGTCTTATCCGGCCATAAAGACGCCGTGAATAGTGTTTTCTTTAGCCGCGATGGACAATCCCTATGGTCGGCGGGGGAAGACGGTACGATTCGCAAATGGTCGATCGAGGGCAAACCGGGCGTCATTCTCCGCCAACATCCCAAAGCCATTTACAGCTTAGCGCCCAGTCCCGATGGCACCCTCATGGCTTCCGCAGGCGAAGATAAATTCGTGCGCCTATGGTCGATCGAGGGCAAAGTCCTCAGGAAATTAAAGGGCGCTAAGGACTTAATTTCCCAGGTTAAATTCAGTCCCGATGGCCGTGCGATCGCTGCTGTTGACCTGAAAGGCAAAATTACCCTTTGGGATTCCAAGAGTGGGAAAATCCTGCGACAGTTTGCCCAACCCGACTCCGAACGCCCCCTCTATGGCTTAGCCTTCAGTCCCGATGGTCGCATCCTCGCCACGGCCAGTGCTGATAAAGTGATTGACCTCTGGCGCTGGCAGGATGGCACCTTTTTGGAATCCCTCAAGGGCCACAGCGGCATGATTAACGGGATCACTTTTGCCCCCGATCGCAACCAATTACTCCTCGCCTCCGCCAGCCAAGATGCCACTCTGAAACTATGGCGCTTCGATCGCAGTATTCTGTCACCGCTCATCGGCCACGAAGAACCCGTGAACAGCGTCAGCTTTAGCCCCGATGGCCAGCAAATCGTGTCGGGCAGTAGTGATAAAACCCTACGACTGTGGTTACCCAACGGGGATTTAAAACAAGTTTTAAAAAGCCACCAAGATCGCATTTACAGTGTCAGTGTTAGTCCCAATGGCAAATTACTAGCCTCCGCCGGAGCCGACAAAAAAGTCATGATATGGGATTGGAACGGCACTGATAACAAGCATGAGAACAAGCAACTGCCGACAGCTCAAACCATCCATCGAGTTCAATTCAGTCCAGACAGTCAATGGATTGCAGCAGTGGATGCAGATGGAACGCTGTATGTCTGGAAAGTGGATGGCACCCCGATCTCGCAGGTCAAAACCTCCAGCACAAGGCTAGATAATGTGAACTTTAGCCCCGATGGCCAGTTCATTATCCTGGGTACTGAGCAAGGCGAGATTCAACTGTGGAGTATTGCTGGATTTCTGAAACAACAAACAAAACCTGTCAAAACGTTTCCTGCCCACGCTCAAGCAATTCACGATGTCGTTTTTAGCCCCGATGGTCAAACCCTTGCATCAACGAGTAACGATCGTACTGTCAAGCTCTGGAAACCAGATGGAACGCTACTGAGAACACTGACTGGCCACCAAGATATCGTTCTCGCCGTGCGCTTTAGTCCCGATGGTCAAACGATCGCCTCTTCCAGTGACGATCGCTCGATCAAATTGTGGCACTTGGATGGTCGCTTAATTGCCAGTCTGAATGGTCACCGCAGTGGAATCTATGGACTCAGCTTTAGCCCCGATGGTCAAAAACTTGCTTCTGCTAGTGATGATAAACGAGTCCTCGTTTGGAATCTTCAGAATTTACAGTTAGATTCCCTATTAGATCGTAGTTGCAATTGGCTTCATGATTACTTAACAACCAATCAAGCAGCCTTAAAAAATCCAGATAGCATTCGCGATCGCCAATTTTGTGACGATCGACGACGTTAGATCGCTTATCCAACAGGCACAAACACGGACACCCTACCTGATCGATCGCTAGAGAAGTCGATCGCTGTAGGGATAGGGGCGATCGGGAAACGTTCCAGGCCAGCGTAGGAGAACGACTTCCTCACGCATTTGCTCCTTAGTTGCGGTGGCAATCCGGGTTCTAAATAGGTCAATATTAATCACCTCATACCCTAACCCCTCCGCCACATTGGCCAGCAATTCCCCCGTCCGAATCATCACTTGCAGGTAGGACTTCTGATCCCCCACGACATAGGCCAATTGCGCCCCAGGCCGCAGAATCGTGCGCAAATCCGCTAAATGCTTGGCCATGCCCCCAAAGTAGAGTTTGACCGCCCGGTGATACAGACGCTCGAATCCGCTGGTTTTGTTCAAGTCAATGCGTCTTTGTTCAATTTCCTGGGCAATGCGTTGAATTTCAGGATGTTTCGCGACCCATTGATCATCCTGGTCAGCCGCATAAACATTGCGCGTATTCGATCGTAGTAGTCCCTGTTTCAGCGATCGTAAATCTGCTTTGGTTTGCAGAAAGCCCAGGAGAACAGATTCCAGTCGAGTCGTGCGAGTGTAGTCTTTTTCGTTCGGGTAAGGGGGGGATGTGATGATCGTATCGATCGATTGTGGTGCAAGCAATGGCAAAATGTTGCGAGAATCACCATGGTGAACCGTAGCAGCAATGCTGGGCAAAGTCTTGAGATATTGCAAGTCCTGCACCATCGCCTGCACTCGATCGAGCCATGCCTGCACCACCTCCGCATCATCCTTAGCTTTACCCACCCCAACTTCGGGGCCAAAATACAGGTTGCTGACATCGGATACCGCTGTTCTGGCAAGGGCTAGTTTAAGATGACGATCGATCGGTCGATCGCTCTTATGTCCCCACGTTTCCAACGTCTCCCGCAGTACCAGCAATTTATGGAGCGGGCGCGGACTAATGGAATTCTTCAGGAGTAACTTGCTGGCTTCTTCAGACAATTCCCGCAGTTGGGTTTCTTGCTGAAGCTGAGCGGTGGCGCGATCGGCAATTTGCTCCGCTTGGTGCCGCAGTTCAGCGGGATCCGGCGTCCAATCCAGCTTAACTGACCCCGCAAACCAGGCCATGGGATTGGCTTCCACCCCAACACTGGCAATGCCCAACTTTTTGCCTTCCACAACGGTTGTACCCGTGCCACAAAAGGGATCGAGCATCGTCTGGTCAGGCCCGATCGCGAACTTTTCCAGATATTCCTGCACTAAATGGGCCGGAAAGGACAGGACAAAGCGATACCAGTCATGGGCAGCCCGATCGCACGATCGTAGTTGATTAATTTCCGGTCGGCTTAAATCCTGGGGGGAAACACTGCCCATAGAAGACACTACCCGTAGTGTGACTAGCTGCAAAAAGACCAATTCAGACACTAGCTTACCATGTCTCTTGGCTCCTGCACGGTTTTCTCGCAACGGTGAGCTTCGATCGATTCTTTCAGATCGTCGATCCTTTCAGATCTAGGTGGGCGGGTAACTAGCAGTCGATCGTTGGAGTTTCCAGAAAGGAATTTTTTGGGTCGCTTCCAGACTGGCTCCCAAAATATCCTGTTGGGCAAACAGAAAATCCTTGCTTTGCCAAAGAGGAATAAACGGGACATCCTCCGCCACGATCGCTTGCAATTCCGCAAAGAGTTTTTGGCGTTGCATAGGATTCTGTTCTTGACGACTTTGGGCGAGGAGTTGATTCGCGCGATCGCTATAGTAAAACGACCCTTGCAAGACTGATTGGCCATCACTACAACCGTTTTTAGCATCGCCTTTAGTACAATCCACAAAGGGTTGGAGGTAACTATCGGCGTCAATGTAATCCGGTGTCCAATCTAGCAACATCATAGGATAGACACCCTTATCTAAATTGTTGTAGGCAGTGACTGATTCCACACCATTCAGTTGCAACTCTAGCATTCCTCCCATGGTTTTCTTAGCCAATGCCTTCAGTGTCACCACAGATAATTGATCGTTAGTGAGATTCGATCGATACCAGAGTTCGACCTTCAAGGGGTTCTGGGCAGAAAATCCCGCTTTTTGCAGGAGTTCCTTGGCTTTGTCGATGTTGCGATCGCCATACTGGGTTTTAAACGTGGGCACATGTTCCGGCAAGGTAGCCGGAATCAGACTGTAGAGTGGGTCAACCTGTTGTTCAAAAATGCGCGATTGTAATAACGATCGATCGACCAGGGCCGCGATCGCTTGCCGCACAGCTTTCTGATCTAAGGGCGGAGAATTGAGATTAAGGGTTAAATAGTCAATGCCACTGCCTGCTTGCTCAATGATTTGCCAATGTTTTTGAGCAACGGAGTCCTTGAGGTTGCGGATTTGTTCGATCGCGAGGCTCTGGGTGGCGAGATCGACGGCTCCGGTTCGGAAGGCGTTGTATAAGTTGGCTGGACTTGAAAAGATTTGTACATCAATTCCAGCATTGCTCGGCTTACCTCCCCAGTATTGCTCAAAGGGTTCCAATCGTAATCGATCGACGTTAAACGCGACCAATTTATAAGGCCCAGTTCCCACGACTTCCTTGGGTTTAAATTCCCCTTCTTTAATCGTGTAAGCCTTGGGAGAAACGGCACAGGCTCCGGAGAAAGCAAGCAGCGCTGGGAAAGCGGCAAAGGGCTTTTTAAGTTTAATGGTCAGTTCGTAGGGGGCGCTGGCTTTTACTTGGTCGATCGCGTCCGAGAGTAGGAATGAGGGCGATCCACCGTTTTTCATGAAGCGTTCTAGGGAAAAGGCCATGGCAGCGGCATCGAAGGGGGTGCCATCGTGGAAGACAACGCCTTGGCGCAGGGGGATGGTGTAGGTCAAACCGTCGGCACTGACTTTTGGGAGGCTCATGGCCAGTTGGGGGACGAGTTCGCGGGTTCCCAGTTTGTAGGTGTAGAGCCGATCGCTGAGGTTATACAGCAACATCCCTTCAAAGCTGGTGTAGGCATCGGCAGGGTCGATCGTGCTGATGTTGGCAGTGGTTCCAAGGGTGATGCGGCCATAGTCGCCCGGTTTGGCCCCCCTTTGAGCCCCCGGCTGGCTGGCGCTGCAACTGACAATCATCAGGCAAGCACAGAAGAAAAGGCCCAGTTTGGTCAGGAGCGATCGTAGGGTAATCGGTCTGCTGGCAAGGGAAGATCGTCGATTCATCCTCGGATACCGTGGAATGGCCTGTGGAGACTAGGAACTCCACAAAATTAACAGCACCGCCGTAGGTCGCTGATGCCCTGTAGCGGACGATTATCCACGGTTAATGGATAATGCCCCAAGCTGCAACCACCTGGAAGAAGGCGCATACTAGATATTACCATTACGATCTAGGTTCCCTGGTTTATGATACGGAGAGGCTTCCCATTCTGAAATGCCCCAGACGGTTTGAAAATCCTGATAGAGTTGGCAAATGATTATGGTTGCAGTGTCTTCGATCCAATCGCGACAATTGGTAGGTGAGCAGCGGGTCGTTTTTTACAACTTAAATTGGTCGGCCTATCAGCAAATTTTGCAAGCCTTGGGCGATCGGAGGGCGGCTCGACTGACTTACGATCGGGGAACGTTGGAAATTAAGATGCCGCTGGAAGAACACGAGTTTTATAGTGAACTGATTGGACGGTTTATTTACTTTCTGGTAGCGGAAACGGGGCAAAAAATTAAAACGCTAGGATCGACAACGCTGATGCGGGAGGATCTCGATCGGGGGGCGGAACCGGACAAAGCCTATTATATCCAGAATCAGGCTCAGGTGTCTGGGAAAACGGTGAACCTCCAGCAAGATCCACCGCCGGATTTAGTGGTGGAAGTGGATATTACCCATACGGATCTGGATAAATTAGCCCT
The Alkalinema sp. FACHB-956 DNA segment above includes these coding regions:
- a CDS encoding FAD-binding domain-containing protein codes for the protein MNLLWFRRDLRLSDHEIVSLATANNASVLPFFIIDPWFYQWEDVGQARVRFLFESLENLHNNLQKLGSSLTLFEGNPVKIIQQLTQYFLDRQQTPKLYFNRDVQVEYGITRDRAILDFYRSRNLDYHLGLNHFLQLQDNRDRWFAEYYTYQRATPYPAPKNINTPSLEIPLPQLSFRQLKYKYREFWQRKKVYFRGGETEAKTTLRSFLDRRFEGYHWKLSRPWLAQWGATSHLSPHLTFGTISTRQVYQKTKAKAIDLSHVPKAEFSLKNFRDRLRWHDSFTQRLYFHPEVAYQNRYPEFDDWYTPAELSPQKQALFQAWQEGMTGFPLIDASMRQLKHMGWMNFRMRAMCATFLTINCGISWHHGARHYMNYLVDGDLAIDNWQWQMQAGITNPLSETFRIYNPTKNIEEKDPQLRFIHYWLSELKPYGLNEILRGDYLTESTYPKPILDWAETRKVNGKVISNLRKQVKERLIAEGGEEFTSAQAAQQTVEKYQQYRDREYGAMTARLAQTDG
- a CDS encoding C1 family peptidase — translated: MNSSKPTGWIPDLQDPRDFTLNNQLIQQLLLQSQSDRRVTQVTQELISWLNELISYLPTDNPSNSSIQEGKWQKLVKFVPTLLDRLNPKPNKPLNAQQTEPSAQQSLGTTLETLQKLTPGNDVTLLTMVPARLVPAKVLSPQPPAAPPGPPPSPYTTLIQLQPTQIKQADSSSSPDADQIYLLLRGTLKQLETLLNNTPQRSFPAEFTELKEHCHRIENQAQHGYSACTAHAGIALMEYFASRYSQGQGNGPDDTRFSSRFLYRVTRLIDGTEQQDSGASLRSTLKAMMIFGLPPEKYWQWHPPSPKNRSCDQTLNPDNLLSDPPAFCYAYAQSYQTLRYFRLDRPGMNKTALLAQIKAALLGGFPAIFGFRILSDTLYADSKATGDIALPNEIPDSENGHPIRGHAALAIGYDDNHTVPNHSPGAIYFKNSWGKDWGDKGFGWLPYDYILKATEQNQLCSDWWTLLDAKWMETNSLGISAAEKDKIISFGETSNPKIKK
- a CDS encoding TIR domain-containing protein, yielding MHDPEHSSDRPSEPPQPQPAAETDSNQLPESQFDLFISYCRRNLEFIQAFYQDLQKQQRSIWIDWADIPPSVDWRAEIHQGISAADSFIAVLSPEYLASYECQVEYETALQMNKRLIPIVCENVNPKEAPKPLADLNWIFFRSEDNWDESFAKLAEALDTDLPHVRAHTRLLLRAQEWQNHDKDESFLLRGTDLERAEQWCIEGATKQPEPSTLQLQYIDTSRRTERAQQRSLIRLQRTMLGTMTAAFLIASGLGVFAYRQYQMATVNEIKTLGAFSEALFKENNVFDALIQSLRASRLLKQATWATPETQQKITDTALQAAYWVMEANRLEGHKDWAMGVEFSPDGQILASTSGDKTVRLWQLNGQPIATLEGHQSGVFFVTFSPNGQQLASASKDGTVRLWQRDGTPGPVLSGHKDAVNSVFFSRDGQSLWSAGEDGTIRKWSIEGKPGVILRQHPKAIYSLAPSPDGTLMASAGEDKFVRLWSIEGKVLRKLKGAKDLISQVKFSPDGRAIAAVDLKGKITLWDSKSGKILRQFAQPDSERPLYGLAFSPDGRILATASADKVIDLWRWQDGTFLESLKGHSGMINGITFAPDRNQLLLASASQDATLKLWRFDRSILSPLIGHEEPVNSVSFSPDGQQIVSGSSDKTLRLWLPNGDLKQVLKSHQDRIYSVSVSPNGKLLASAGADKKVMIWDWNGTDNKHENKQLPTAQTIHRVQFSPDSQWIAAVDADGTLYVWKVDGTPISQVKTSSTRLDNVNFSPDGQFIILGTEQGEIQLWSIAGFLKQQTKPVKTFPAHAQAIHDVVFSPDGQTLASTSNDRTVKLWKPDGTLLRTLTGHQDIVLAVRFSPDGQTIASSSDDRSIKLWHLDGRLIASLNGHRSGIYGLSFSPDGQKLASASDDKRVLVWNLQNLQLDSLLDRSCNWLHDYLTTNQAALKNPDSIRDRQFCDDRRR
- a CDS encoding DNA methyltransferase; amino-acid sequence: MGSVSPQDLSRPEINQLRSCDRAAHDWYRFVLSFPAHLVQEYLEKFAIGPDQTMLDPFCGTGTTVVEGKKLGIASVGVEANPMAWFAGSVKLDWTPDPAELRHQAEQIADRATAQLQQETQLRELSEEASKLLLKNSISPRPLHKLLVLRETLETWGHKSDRPIDRHLKLALARTAVSDVSNLYFGPEVGVGKAKDDAEVVQAWLDRVQAMVQDLQYLKTLPSIAATVHHGDSRNILPLLAPQSIDTIITSPPYPNEKDYTRTTRLESVLLGFLQTKADLRSLKQGLLRSNTRNVYAADQDDQWVAKHPEIQRIAQEIEQRRIDLNKTSGFERLYHRAVKLYFGGMAKHLADLRTILRPGAQLAYVVGDQKSYLQVMIRTGELLANVAEGLGYEVINIDLFRTRIATATKEQMREEVVLLRWPGTFPDRPYPYSDRLL
- a CDS encoding ABC transporter substrate-binding protein → MNRRSSLASRPITLRSLLTKLGLFFCACLMIVSCSASQPGAQRGAKPGDYGRITLGTTANISTIDPADAYTSFEGMLLYNLSDRLYTYKLGTRELVPQLAMSLPKVSADGLTYTIPLRQGVVFHDGTPFDAAAMAFSLERFMKNGGSPSFLLSDAIDQVKASAPYELTIKLKKPFAAFPALLAFSGACAVSPKAYTIKEGEFKPKEVVGTGPYKLVAFNVDRLRLEPFEQYWGGKPSNAGIDVQIFSSPANLYNAFRTGAVDLATQSLAIEQIRNLKDSVAQKHWQIIEQAGSGIDYLTLNLNSPPLDQKAVRQAIAALVDRSLLQSRIFEQQVDPLYSLIPATLPEHVPTFKTQYGDRNIDKAKELLQKAGFSAQNPLKVELWYRSNLTNDQLSVVTLKALAKKTMGGMLELQLNGVESVTAYNNLDKGVYPMMLLDWTPDYIDADSYLQPFVDCTKGDAKNGCSDGQSVLQGSFYYSDRANQLLAQSRQEQNPMQRQKLFAELQAIVAEDVPFIPLWQSKDFLFAQQDILGASLEATQKIPFWKLQRSTASYPPT
- a CDS encoding Uma2 family endonuclease; translation: MVAVSSIQSRQLVGEQRVVFYNLNWSAYQQILQALGDRRAARLTYDRGTLEIKMPLEEHEFYSELIGRFIYFLVAETGQKIKTLGSTTLMREDLDRGAEPDKAYYIQNQAQVSGKTVNLQQDPPPDLVVEVDITHTDLDKLALYAQMGVPEFWRYDGQDWRIYQRCGEQYQEVSTSPTFPFVPKTKLDEFLAQAQVDEIAAERTLREWVHQTLEIIKNGISPDHLD